A genome region from Deltaproteobacteria bacterium HGW-Deltaproteobacteria-4 includes the following:
- a CDS encoding mechanosensitive ion channel protein MscS: METFRDILAAIRDALETPLLTLGNSPVTVWAIFQLLVLIILLFYLSAKLRTWLVENFLPRTNMEIGARQATGSIIRYAIIAIGLAVIFQTAGIDLTALNVLAGAIGLGLGFGLQNIVNNFICGIVILFERPIKVGDRIVVGEVEGDVVHIGTRSTTVVSNDNISIIVPNSSFITENVVNWSHNDRKVRFRIPVSVAYGTDVALVERVLLEVAAANPDVLENPPPVVRLMEFGDSGLGFELRVWSTTLIHKRGLLTSSLNIAIYRIFKEHNIEIPYPRRNVQILSDPPAKSREEGEGSQHD; this comes from the coding sequence ATGGAAACATTCCGTGACATCCTCGCCGCCATCCGCGACGCCCTGGAAACTCCCCTTCTCACCCTGGGGAACTCGCCGGTGACGGTCTGGGCCATCTTTCAGCTGCTGGTGCTGATCATCCTCCTTTTCTACCTCTCCGCCAAACTACGGACCTGGTTGGTTGAGAATTTCCTCCCCCGCACAAATATGGAGATCGGAGCGCGCCAGGCCACCGGCTCGATCATCCGCTATGCGATCATTGCCATCGGCCTGGCGGTTATCTTCCAGACCGCCGGCATCGATCTCACCGCTCTCAACGTGTTAGCCGGCGCCATCGGCCTGGGACTCGGCTTCGGCCTGCAGAACATTGTCAACAATTTCATCTGCGGCATCGTCATCCTCTTCGAACGCCCGATCAAGGTCGGTGACCGGATCGTCGTCGGCGAGGTGGAAGGGGATGTGGTGCACATCGGCACTCGCAGCACCACGGTGGTGAGTAACGACAACATCAGTATCATCGTCCCCAACTCCAGCTTCATCACCGAAAACGTGGTGAACTGGAGCCACAACGACCGCAAGGTCCGTTTTCGCATTCCGGTCAGCGTCGCCTACGGCACCGACGTGGCTCTGGTCGAACGGGTCCTGCTGGAGGTGGCGGCCGCCAACCCCGATGTGCTGGAAAACCCGCCCCCGGTCGTACGGCTGATGGAGTTTGGCGACAGCGGTCTCGGCTTCGAACTGCGCGTCTGGAGCACCACCCTCATCCACAAGCGCGGTCTTTTGACCAGTTCCCTCAACATCGCCATCTATCGTATCTTTAAAGAACACAATATCGAGATCCCGTACCCGCGGCGCAATGTGCAGATTTTGTCGGATCCCCCCGCAAAGAGCCGGGAAGAGGGTGAGGGGAGCCAACATGACTAA
- a CDS encoding glucokinase: protein MTNNEMVLGIDIGGTTTAFGFVDRSGKRLAGGVILTEAQQPAEILVARLQAEISALQATLPPRLQLKGIGIGAPNANYRQGTVENPPNLNWGPSVNLVELFLRHYDLPVAITNDANAAALGELYFGGARYMKDFIVITLGTGLGSGIVVNGELLYGAGGFAGELGHTIVDPQGRQCACGKTGCLETYVSATGLCRTTLALLAERLDPSPLRDLSSRQISAKDVFLAARAGDAIGLVAFETTARILGMKLADAVAHTGPEAIFLSGGLANAGELLLTPTRRYLEEYLFIAYQGRVRLLLSEITEGGSAVIGAAALIWNELERVE, encoded by the coding sequence ATGACTAACAACGAGATGGTTCTCGGCATCGACATCGGCGGCACAACCACCGCTTTTGGCTTTGTCGATCGCAGCGGCAAGCGTCTCGCCGGCGGCGTCATCCTCACCGAAGCACAGCAGCCGGCAGAAATTCTTGTCGCGCGTTTGCAGGCGGAGATCTCCGCCCTGCAGGCAACGCTCCCCCCCCGCCTCCAGCTCAAGGGGATCGGCATCGGTGCCCCCAACGCCAACTATCGTCAGGGGACGGTCGAGAACCCGCCGAACCTGAACTGGGGACCATCGGTCAATCTTGTCGAACTTTTCCTCCGCCATTATGATCTGCCGGTAGCCATCACCAACGACGCCAATGCCGCCGCCCTCGGCGAGCTGTACTTTGGCGGCGCCCGCTACATGAAGGACTTCATCGTTATCACCCTTGGGACCGGTCTCGGCAGCGGCATCGTCGTGAATGGCGAACTTCTTTACGGCGCAGGCGGCTTTGCCGGCGAACTCGGTCACACCATCGTTGACCCGCAGGGCCGCCAGTGCGCCTGTGGCAAAACCGGTTGTTTGGAGACCTATGTCTCGGCGACCGGCCTTTGCCGCACCACCCTTGCTTTGCTGGCGGAGCGGCTTGATCCGAGTCCTCTGCGCGACTTGAGCTCCCGGCAAATATCGGCAAAAGATGTCTTTCTCGCTGCTCGTGCCGGCGACGCCATTGGCTTGGTTGCCTTTGAGACAACGGCGCGGATCCTTGGGATGAAACTCGCCGATGCCGTCGCCCATACCGGTCCGGAAGCAATTTTCCTGTCCGGCGGCCTGGCGAACGCCGGGGAGTTGCTGCTGACGCCTACCCGGCGCTATCTGGAGGAATATCTTTTTATTGCCTACCAGGGAAGAGTCCGCTTGCTCCTTTCAGAGATAACGGAAGGAGGCAGTGCGGTCATCGGCGCCGCAGCGCTGATCTGGAATGAACTCGAAAGGGTCGAATGA
- a CDS encoding glycosyl transferase family 2: MTPPSLSVIIPTLNEAEHLPALLADLRQQQGVSLEIIVADGGSSDATRSVAEGCGVSFIAAKRGRGAQMNAAAQRATSDTLLFLHADCRLEPPDLLHRALQALASARQEGERIAGHFSLRFLRTTSRNNLVYRYLEEKSSLNRINTTNGDQGFLLSRDFFHQLGGFDEDLPFLEDQGLAEKIRAQGRWITLPGELKTSARRFESEGFHRRYILMGMMMGLYSIGEKDFFLRAPGVYKLQKETGTLFLSPFFRLGRTLISEWGVAGTIRIFYRLGRYIRPNSWQLFFFIDVCLRPLQGRGRTPFLNFHDRIFAPLTSFKLLDAVTGLLCFVWFIGILPPFFWLIEQFPRRPDHAT; encoded by the coding sequence ATGACACCCCCTTCCCTCTCAGTCATCATCCCCACTCTCAATGAAGCGGAGCATCTCCCGGCGCTGTTAGCCGATCTCCGCCAGCAGCAGGGGGTCTCTCTGGAGATCATCGTCGCTGATGGCGGCTCAAGCGATGCCACCCGCAGCGTCGCTGAAGGATGCGGCGTCAGCTTTATCGCCGCCAAACGAGGGCGCGGCGCGCAGATGAATGCTGCCGCCCAAAGAGCGACAAGCGACACCCTCCTCTTCCTCCACGCCGACTGCCGCCTCGAACCTCCCGATCTGCTCCACCGGGCACTGCAGGCCCTGGCTTCAGCTCGCCAAGAGGGAGAGCGGATTGCCGGTCACTTCTCGCTGCGCTTCCTGCGCACCACCTCGCGCAACAATCTGGTTTATCGCTATCTGGAAGAAAAGAGCTCCCTCAATCGCATCAACACCACCAATGGCGATCAGGGTTTTTTGCTGAGCAGGGATTTTTTTCACCAGCTCGGCGGCTTTGATGAAGATCTCCCCTTTTTAGAGGATCAAGGTTTGGCGGAAAAGATCCGGGCGCAGGGGCGCTGGATCACCCTGCCGGGAGAACTGAAAACATCGGCGCGGCGCTTTGAGAGCGAAGGCTTCCATCGCCGCTATATATTGATGGGTATGATGATGGGATTGTACAGTATCGGCGAGAAGGACTTTTTTCTGCGGGCGCCGGGGGTTTACAAGCTGCAAAAGGAGACCGGAACACTCTTCCTCTCTCCCTTTTTCCGGCTTGGCCGCACCCTGATTTCCGAATGGGGGGTCGCGGGAACCATTCGGATCTTTTATCGGCTCGGGCGCTATATCCGGCCGAATTCCTGGCAACTCTTCTTCTTTATCGATGTCTGCTTAAGGCCGCTGCAGGGCAGGGGACGCACCCCTTTTTTGAACTTTCATGACCGGATCTTCGCACCCCTGACCAGCTTCAAACTCCTTGATGCCGTGACCGGCCTCCTCTGTTTTGTCTGGTTTATCGGCATCCTCCCTCCTTTTTTCTGGTTGATCGAACAATTCCCGCGCCGCCCTGATCACGCTACATAG
- a CDS encoding histidine kinase, with translation MDKLLQQLLDNAPDAILISDKEGMIRFWNRGAELLFGHTASEAVGQSLDLIIPENLRARHWEGYRQVMASGETKYKTGLLASPGLRKDGSRMSLEFSMVLLHNDAGAMQGCASILRDVTEHWQKEKELREQLTSCEKKLAAVLTYVA, from the coding sequence ATGGACAAACTTTTGCAACAGCTGCTCGACAATGCCCCGGACGCCATTCTGATTTCGGACAAGGAAGGGATGATCCGTTTCTGGAATCGCGGCGCCGAACTGCTCTTTGGCCATACCGCCAGCGAAGCTGTCGGGCAATCCCTCGATCTGATCATTCCGGAGAATCTGCGGGCGCGACATTGGGAAGGCTATCGCCAGGTCATGGCCTCGGGCGAGACTAAGTACAAAACCGGTCTCCTCGCTTCGCCGGGGCTGCGCAAAGATGGCAGCCGGATGTCGCTGGAGTTCAGCATGGTGCTGCTGCACAATGACGCTGGGGCGATGCAGGGGTGTGCTTCGATCCTGCGGGATGTGACGGAGCACTGGCAGAAGGAGAAGGAGTTGCGGGAGCAGTTAACCAGCTGTGAGAAGAAGCTTGCGGCGGTGTTGACCTATGTAGCGTGA
- a CDS encoding TIGR00268 family protein — protein MATTLDKKLARLTAILTEMGSVLVAFSGGVDSTLLLKVAVDTLGKKKVVAFTEDSPLHQAWEMVEAKSLAAQLDVRHIIVTADELAMAEFVANPPNRCYLCKRVLYGDCQTRAVELGLRQVVDGSTADDLHDYRPGRQALSELGIRSPLCEAGLGKEEIRAASRALGLPTWNKQALACLASRFPYGVEITRARLQQVEACETYLRDLGFTTFRVRYHHEVARIEVAEDDLARMLDPEVRRPLIEFFLQAGFTYVTLDLQGFRSGSMNAML, from the coding sequence ATGGCAACGACACTGGATAAAAAACTCGCCCGCCTGACAGCCATCCTGACAGAGATGGGTTCAGTGCTGGTCGCCTTCTCCGGCGGGGTCGATTCCACCCTGCTCCTCAAGGTGGCCGTTGACACCCTCGGAAAAAAGAAGGTCGTAGCCTTTACCGAAGACTCGCCGCTGCATCAGGCCTGGGAGATGGTCGAAGCGAAGAGCCTGGCTGCACAGCTTGATGTCCGGCATATCATCGTCACCGCCGATGAACTGGCGATGGCCGAGTTTGTTGCCAACCCCCCGAATCGCTGCTACCTTTGTAAGCGGGTTCTGTATGGGGACTGCCAAACCCGCGCTGTGGAGCTCGGGTTGCGCCAGGTCGTGGATGGCAGCACCGCTGACGATCTTCACGATTATCGGCCGGGGCGCCAGGCGTTGAGCGAGCTGGGGATCCGCAGCCCGCTCTGTGAAGCCGGGCTGGGGAAGGAGGAGATTCGCGCCGCGAGTCGTGCGCTCGGCTTGCCGACCTGGAATAAACAGGCGCTCGCCTGTCTCGCCAGCCGTTTCCCGTACGGCGTCGAAATCACACGCGCGCGGTTGCAGCAGGTCGAGGCGTGCGAAACCTATCTGCGCGATCTTGGCTTCACCACCTTCCGCGTCCGTTATCATCACGAGGTGGCGCGGATCGAGGTGGCGGAGGATGATCTGGCGCGGATGCTGGATCCCGAGGTGCGGCGCCCCTTGATTGAGTTTTTTCTGCAAGCCGGCTTTACTTATGTCACGCTGGATTTACAGGGTTTTCGCAGCGGCAGCATGAATGCCATGCTGTAA
- a CDS encoding Flp family type IVb pilin, with protein MKTTAWKQIKNFLKDEEGATAVEYGLMVAAIAAVIILAVFTLGDKVKTTFEGVNTKIDSKGQ; from the coding sequence ATGAAAACCACAGCATGGAAACAAATCAAGAATTTCCTCAAGGATGAGGAAGGGGCAACCGCGGTTGAGTATGGGTTAATGGTTGCGGCGATCGCCGCGGTCATTATTCTCGCTGTATTCACCCTGGGGGACAAGGTCAAGACAACGTTTGAGGGTGTGAATACGAAAATTGACAGTAAAGGACAATAA
- a CDS encoding peptidase A24 — protein MALALGQLRPGATLPLLFASAFLFLCCATDTFLGEIPNPLNLSLILSALLYHGLNGGAGAIGMSLFGLLLGGALLLIPYLLGGMGGGDVKALAALGALLGPSAIFQMFLYTGLIGGGLALLHYFTSQAAMASHSNPLRTFLGTGNWSALRPQGAAAKERFPYAAALCFGFFVYHFWGGVL, from the coding sequence ATGGCGCTAGCGCTTGGTCAACTCCGCCCCGGGGCAACCCTCCCGCTCCTCTTCGCCTCCGCTTTTTTATTCCTGTGCTGTGCCACCGATACCTTTCTCGGTGAAATTCCCAATCCCCTCAATCTCTCCCTGATCTTGAGCGCGCTCCTTTACCACGGTTTGAACGGCGGCGCGGGCGCAATCGGTATGTCTCTGTTCGGCCTCCTCCTCGGCGGTGCCCTGCTGCTGATCCCCTACCTCCTCGGCGGAATGGGAGGGGGAGACGTCAAAGCGCTGGCGGCCCTCGGAGCCCTGCTCGGTCCATCGGCAATCTTCCAGATGTTCCTTTACACCGGCCTGATAGGCGGCGGACTGGCGCTGCTGCATTATTTCACTTCTCAGGCTGCGATGGCATCGCACTCCAACCCCCTGCGCACTTTTCTCGGGACCGGCAACTGGAGTGCACTCAGACCACAAGGCGCCGCTGCGAAAGAACGCTTCCCCTATGCCGCGGCATTATGCTTCGGCTTTTTTGTCTACCACTTCTGGGGAGGGGTGTTATGA
- the cpaB gene encoding Flp pilus assembly protein CpaB — MKKYSTFIALGLAVVCGALAVWLTSQWLQAQAADGQAVKDTVPMTRIVIAAQDLEIGTLLGADNLTLADWPQSNVPKGAFDNIEAVAGRIAVTRLPAGGPLQAAELAEPGSGAGLVALIPPGRRAMSIKVDEVSGVAGFILPNTYVDVISVNNKSNRETREAKTILKKIKVLAIAQETTTDKGKAKIVKSVTLELLPKEAETLALHSILGSIHLILRNPLEKLGDEPPEAAPVVANRPRVAKAKPQPKVVESAPVAPKPSGPASYSVEVIKGSKDPEKIKFKSVNSDERL; from the coding sequence ATGAAAAAATACAGCACTTTTATCGCCCTCGGACTGGCGGTGGTGTGCGGCGCCCTGGCGGTCTGGCTCACCAGCCAATGGTTACAGGCCCAGGCAGCGGATGGTCAAGCAGTCAAGGATACTGTTCCGATGACCCGGATTGTTATCGCCGCCCAGGACCTTGAAATCGGTACCCTTTTGGGCGCGGACAATCTCACCCTGGCCGACTGGCCGCAGAGCAATGTCCCCAAGGGCGCCTTCGACAACATCGAAGCCGTGGCCGGCCGAATCGCCGTGACCAGACTGCCGGCCGGGGGACCGCTGCAAGCGGCAGAACTGGCCGAGCCGGGCTCCGGAGCCGGTCTGGTGGCGTTGATCCCGCCGGGACGACGGGCCATGTCAATCAAAGTCGACGAGGTCAGCGGTGTGGCCGGCTTTATCCTCCCCAACACCTATGTCGACGTCATCTCGGTCAACAACAAGTCGAACCGGGAGACGCGTGAAGCCAAGACCATCCTCAAAAAGATCAAGGTGCTGGCCATCGCGCAAGAGACGACCACGGATAAGGGCAAGGCCAAGATCGTCAAGTCGGTTACCCTTGAACTGTTGCCCAAAGAGGCTGAAACTCTGGCACTCCATTCCATTCTCGGCAGTATCCACCTGATCTTGCGTAATCCGCTGGAAAAATTAGGTGATGAGCCGCCTGAAGCCGCTCCCGTGGTCGCCAACCGCCCGAGAGTTGCGAAAGCAAAACCGCAGCCCAAAGTCGTTGAGTCAGCCCCGGTCGCCCCGAAACCATCAGGGCCGGCGAGCTATTCCGTTGAGGTGATCAAGGGATCGAAAGATCCTGAAAAAATCAAGTTCAAGAGTGTCAATTCGGATGAACGACTTTAG
- a CDS encoding pilus assembly protein CpaC: MKLNGWFIVLIMVVALVDFTSDNAAAAAANRQIVLKAGGSELKDTSDYWPEIREPRLKRISAIDDKIVDVQIVSPKTFYVLGKDFGSTSLMIWEKDLEDPIKIDVVVLLDLTTLKQKLYELYPNQQVDVYASETGVVLSGTVSGPEVVEEIIRLTQNFLPKKAEGGEKGVKGGAALSGAGITNLLRVGAVQQVMLEVKFAEVDRTSSRDWQAALGLINQSKNLNISAGVNPMSGKFIKGFNTDGSPQYDIGNLGQNGGGIPNPVGNLTGSVLLNFAGNAANIFLNIKNLTASLNLLEGEGLARVLAEPRLITLSGQEASFLAGGEFPIPVPQGNGETTIEFKEFGVGLRFTPIVLSNGKITLHVAPSVSEITSNNFITTGIAGGFIVPNLSTRKLETTVQLQDGQTLALAGLLQDSLRENVSKIPGLGDIPILGALFRSSGFQHHKTDLLIAVTPHLVKPVQEGELSFPGEYLRPPNALEFYLMGKLENNWSHDDPSLLSRHAFTPSAATPQPGGMEGSFGQEAPAVQ; the protein is encoded by the coding sequence ATGAAATTGAATGGTTGGTTCATAGTGCTGATCATGGTTGTGGCGCTGGTCGATTTCACCAGCGACAACGCCGCTGCCGCTGCCGCTAATCGCCAAATCGTCCTTAAGGCCGGGGGGTCGGAGCTCAAGGATACCTCCGACTACTGGCCGGAGATCAGGGAGCCCCGGCTAAAACGGATCTCCGCCATCGACGACAAGATTGTCGACGTGCAAATCGTCTCGCCGAAGACCTTTTATGTTCTCGGCAAGGACTTTGGCTCGACCAGTCTGATGATCTGGGAAAAGGATCTGGAAGATCCGATCAAGATCGATGTCGTCGTTCTCCTCGATCTGACGACGCTGAAGCAAAAACTTTACGAGCTTTATCCGAATCAGCAGGTCGACGTTTATGCCTCTGAAACCGGAGTTGTTCTTTCCGGCACGGTCTCGGGACCGGAAGTCGTCGAAGAGATCATCCGCCTGACGCAAAACTTTCTGCCCAAAAAAGCCGAAGGCGGCGAAAAGGGCGTAAAAGGCGGAGCTGCACTCTCCGGCGCGGGAATTACCAATCTCCTCAGAGTCGGCGCTGTGCAGCAGGTCATGCTCGAGGTCAAGTTTGCCGAAGTTGACCGCACCTCCAGCCGGGACTGGCAGGCAGCCCTCGGTCTGATTAATCAGAGTAAAAACCTGAATATCAGCGCCGGGGTCAATCCCATGAGCGGAAAATTCATTAAAGGGTTCAATACGGATGGCTCGCCGCAATACGATATCGGCAACCTCGGACAGAACGGCGGCGGCATCCCGAATCCGGTTGGTAATCTGACCGGCAGCGTGTTGCTCAACTTTGCCGGTAATGCCGCCAATATTTTTCTCAACATCAAGAACCTGACGGCATCCCTGAACCTGCTTGAGGGAGAAGGTCTGGCCAGGGTTCTCGCTGAGCCCCGCCTTATTACCCTCAGTGGCCAGGAAGCAAGCTTTTTGGCCGGCGGTGAATTTCCGATTCCGGTGCCCCAGGGCAATGGCGAAACCACCATTGAGTTCAAAGAGTTCGGCGTCGGCTTGCGTTTTACCCCGATCGTCCTCAGCAATGGCAAGATAACCCTGCATGTTGCGCCCAGTGTTAGCGAGATCACCTCCAACAACTTCATCACTACCGGCATCGCTGGGGGCTTTATTGTTCCCAACCTCTCCACCCGCAAGCTTGAAACCACCGTGCAGTTACAGGATGGCCAAACTCTCGCACTGGCGGGGCTGTTGCAAGATTCGCTGCGCGAGAATGTTAGTAAAATTCCAGGATTGGGGGATATTCCCATTCTTGGGGCTCTCTTCCGAAGCAGCGGTTTTCAGCACCACAAAACCGATCTGCTGATCGCGGTGACCCCGCACCTGGTCAAACCGGTTCAGGAGGGCGAGCTGTCGTTCCCCGGTGAGTATCTCCGTCCACCCAATGCCCTCGAATTCTATCTGATGGGCAAACTGGAAAACAACTGGTCGCACGACGATCCTTCTCTGCTCAGTCGTCATGCGTTCACCCCGAGTGCGGCGACACCGCAACCCGGGGGGATGGAAGGGTCCTTCGGTCAGGAAGCGCCGGCGGTACAGTAA
- a CDS encoding pilus assembly protein CpaF has translation MSTAEIQASVASVVNAYLYEEKILFNADETRALVEEIRDELIGLGPLEPFFKDPTVSDVLVNTYKNIYVERRGLLYKTKGRFADNAHLRNIIDRIISRVGRRIDESMPMVDARLPDGSRVNAIIPPLALDGPILSIRRFAVIPLKIEDLVSGKTITPEIATFLAGCVKAKLNIMISGGTGSGKTTLLNVLSAFIPNNERIITIEDSAELQLQQEHVVRLETRTASIEGTGTVTQRDLVRNSLRMRPDRIIIGEVRGPEAFDMLQAMNTGHEGSLTTIHANAPRDSLTRLESMILMTGANLPEKAMRFMISSALDLIIQVSRFTDGSRKVVSLCEVVGTEGDVVTLQDIFVYEKRGINKEGKVLGGFRATGIRPKFADKLEMAGIEVPEDLFINTKSSE, from the coding sequence ATGTCAACGGCCGAGATACAGGCATCCGTCGCCAGCGTCGTCAATGCTTACCTTTACGAAGAAAAAATCCTCTTCAACGCCGACGAAACCCGGGCTCTGGTTGAAGAAATTCGCGACGAACTGATCGGCCTCGGCCCGCTGGAGCCCTTCTTCAAAGATCCGACGGTCTCCGACGTGCTGGTCAATACCTACAAAAATATCTATGTCGAGCGGCGCGGCCTGCTCTACAAGACCAAAGGGCGCTTTGCCGACAATGCCCATCTCCGCAACATTATCGATCGCATCATCTCGCGGGTCGGCCGCCGTATCGATGAGTCGATGCCGATGGTCGACGCCCGACTGCCGGACGGCTCTCGCGTCAACGCCATTATTCCGCCGCTGGCGCTGGACGGTCCGATCCTCTCCATTCGCCGCTTTGCGGTTATCCCCCTCAAAATCGAGGATCTGGTCAGCGGCAAAACGATCACCCCGGAGATTGCCACCTTCCTGGCCGGATGCGTCAAGGCCAAACTCAACATCATGATCTCCGGCGGTACCGGATCGGGCAAGACGACGCTGCTCAATGTTTTGTCGGCCTTTATCCCCAACAACGAACGAATCATCACCATTGAGGATTCGGCTGAGCTGCAACTCCAGCAGGAGCATGTCGTCCGCCTGGAAACCCGAACGGCCAGTATCGAAGGGACCGGAACCGTCACCCAACGCGACCTGGTGCGCAACAGTCTGCGCATGCGGCCCGATCGCATTATCATCGGCGAAGTTCGCGGCCCGGAAGCATTCGACATGCTCCAGGCGATGAACACCGGCCACGAAGGGTCTCTCACCACCATCCACGCCAATGCCCCGCGTGATTCGCTGACCCGCCTGGAGTCGATGATCTTGATGACCGGCGCCAACCTGCCGGAGAAGGCGATGCGCTTCATGATCTCTTCGGCCCTCGACCTGATTATTCAGGTCTCCCGCTTCACTGACGGCAGCCGCAAAGTGGTCTCACTCTGCGAAGTGGTCGGCACCGAGGGGGACGTCGTCACTCTCCAGGATATCTTTGTCTACGAAAAACGCGGCATCAACAAGGAGGGCAAAGTCCTCGGTGGTTTTCGGGCCACAGGGATCAGGCCAAAATTTGCCGATAAACTTGAAATGGCCGGCATTGAAGTCCCCGAGGACCTCTTTATCAACACCAAGTCCTCCGAATAG
- a CDS encoding type II secretion protein F — MNSLTILILCSVFLFVFLLVVVVYGILNESRFAEKRTVKKRLLFMSAGGKHGQEKLAQYRNAALKDVGAFEQMLLKLPRISALDRMLVKAKVSVNASVFILASLSLTLLGFLLGYTLLHRISSGILFGLLLGLAPLFMLRMAVRSYYDKFQEQLPEALDLLGRALRSGHALTSGLNMVAEESVDPIKGEFAITVDELKLGLTVKEAFDNLCQRVPSPDLRFFVVAVTIQRETGGNLAEILDSISRLIRERVQFGRHVQTLTAEGRLSAWVLISLPFVMFLYIYFANYDYISMLWTERVGLILLIGGIVSQIIGAYVMKRIVAIEI, encoded by the coding sequence ATGAACTCTCTGACTATTCTCATTCTGTGTTCGGTTTTCCTCTTTGTCTTCTTACTGGTTGTCGTTGTTTACGGCATCTTGAATGAAAGCAGATTCGCCGAAAAACGGACGGTCAAGAAGCGTCTCCTCTTCATGTCTGCCGGCGGCAAGCACGGCCAGGAGAAACTGGCGCAGTATCGCAATGCAGCGTTAAAGGATGTCGGCGCTTTTGAACAGATGTTGCTCAAGCTGCCGCGGATTTCGGCACTGGACCGCATGCTGGTTAAAGCGAAAGTGTCGGTCAATGCCAGCGTCTTTATTCTCGCCAGCCTCTCTCTAACTCTCCTTGGTTTTCTCCTCGGCTATACTTTACTGCACCGGATCTCCAGCGGCATTCTGTTCGGATTGCTCCTGGGCCTGGCGCCGCTCTTCATGTTGCGGATGGCGGTACGCTCCTATTACGACAAATTTCAGGAACAACTCCCCGAAGCCCTTGATTTACTCGGACGGGCGCTGCGTTCAGGACATGCACTCACTTCGGGTCTCAACATGGTCGCCGAAGAGAGTGTCGATCCGATCAAGGGGGAATTCGCCATTACCGTCGATGAACTCAAACTCGGGCTGACCGTGAAGGAGGCCTTTGACAACCTCTGTCAGCGTGTTCCCAGCCCCGATCTGCGTTTCTTTGTTGTCGCCGTCACTATTCAGCGGGAGACCGGGGGAAATCTTGCAGAGATCCTCGACAGCATCAGCCGCCTGATTCGCGAACGGGTCCAGTTCGGCCGTCATGTCCAGACCCTGACCGCCGAGGGCCGGTTGTCGGCGTGGGTTCTCATCTCCCTGCCGTTTGTCATGTTTCTCTACATCTATTTCGCCAACTACGACTACATTTCGATGCTGTGGACAGAACGGGTCGGCCTGATCCTCCTTATCGGCGGGATTGTCAGTCAAATCATCGGCGCATATGTCATGAAGCGGATCGTCGCCATCGAAATCTAG
- a CDS encoding type II secretion system protein has product MDIILRNYYKLLGNIDVVLILALIFITTAAIVLGVAVFFTRQGRIQKRLERLLPDQPLPPQPSTNAEGLLRTEKTGSIAKLTRPLHNIIAPKEGSTRKKMRLKLIRAGFRSELAFYNFVAAKIILVLALPTFYVVTRFFYKLTPDVILSCVLLAVLGYFIPDFIVWANIRARQERITKALPDALDLMVVCVESGYGLDMTFKRVGEEMRAISPDVSDEFALTNMEIRAGRSRDESFKEMALRTDVAEVHSLMTMLTQTSRFGTSLAKALRIHADAMRIKRRQLAEEQAAKTAVKLVFPLILFIFPSLLIVLAGPAFIRIYQALLPALAK; this is encoded by the coding sequence ATGGATATCATTTTACGCAATTACTACAAACTACTGGGCAATATCGACGTTGTCCTTATCCTCGCCCTGATTTTTATCACAACGGCCGCCATCGTTCTGGGCGTGGCGGTTTTCTTCACCCGTCAGGGTCGTATTCAGAAGAGACTGGAACGACTTCTACCGGATCAGCCGCTACCGCCGCAACCCAGCACCAATGCGGAGGGGTTGCTGAGGACAGAAAAAACGGGTTCTATTGCCAAGTTGACCCGACCGCTGCACAACATTATTGCCCCGAAAGAGGGGAGCACCCGTAAAAAAATGCGGCTCAAATTGATTCGGGCGGGGTTTCGCTCGGAGCTGGCGTTCTACAATTTTGTTGCCGCGAAGATTATTCTTGTTTTGGCATTGCCGACGTTCTACGTCGTGACGCGTTTTTTTTACAAACTGACCCCGGACGTCATATTGTCATGCGTTTTGTTGGCAGTGTTGGGATATTTCATTCCGGATTTTATCGTTTGGGCCAATATTCGGGCCCGGCAGGAACGCATCACCAAGGCTCTCCCGGATGCTCTCGACCTGATGGTTGTTTGTGTCGAATCGGGCTACGGCCTTGACATGACCTTCAAACGGGTCGGAGAAGAGATGCGCGCCATCAGTCCCGACGTCAGCGACGAGTTTGCCTTGACCAATATGGAGATCCGGGCAGGGCGATCCCGGGACGAAAGCTTCAAAGAGATGGCGCTACGCACCGACGTTGCCGAAGTTCACAGCTTGATGACCATGCTGACCCAGACAAGTCGCTTCGGGACCAGCCTGGCCAAGGCGTTGCGGATTCACGCTGATGCAATGCGGATCAAACGTCGTCAACTGGCGGAAGAACAGGCGGCGAAAACAGCCGTCAAACTGGTCTTCCCCCTGATCCTCTTCATCTTTCCATCCCTTTTGATCGTTCTGGCCGGACCGGCCTTCATCCGGATCTACCAGGCGTTGTTACCGGCGCTGGCAAAATAA